TGACAGGGTGCAGCCACATTACCGACTTAAGCTTCCTCGAGCATTGCCCGTATCTGACTCATTTGAACTTGAACGAGTGCAGCCAGCTTACCGACTTAAGCTTCCTCGAGCATTGTCCCCATTTGACTCATTTGGATCTAAGATGGTGCACACAAATTACCGACCTGAGCTCTCTTGAGCACTGTCCCCATTTGACTCATTTGAGTCTGAATGACTGCGGGCAAATTACTGACTTTAGCTTCCTTGAGCATTGCCCTCATTTGACTGATCTGAATTTGGGAGGGTGCACACAAATTACTGACTTTAGTTTCTTTGAGCATTGCCCTCATATGACTCATCTGGATCTGCGGGCGTGCACACAAATTATCGATTTTAGCTTTCTCCAGCATTGTCCGCATTTGACTTATCTGGGTCTGCTGGCGTGCACACAAATTACCGATTTTAGCTTTCTTGAGCATTGCCCTCATTTGACTCATCTGGATCTAAGATGGTGCGAACAAATCACCGATTTTAACTTCCTCCAGCATTGTCCCCATTTGACTCATCTGGATCTAAGCGGGTGCAAAAATATGAACGGCTCAAGATTTCCTTTGAATACTCCGAAATTAACTCATTTGGATCTAAAGGGGTGCCGTGGGCTTGTCGACTTGAGCTTCCTTCAGGATTGCCCTCAATTGACTTATTTGGATCTTTCCAATTGCAGAGAAATTAATAATTCAAATTTCCATGTGTGTTGTCTGAATTTAAGTCATATGAAACTAATAAGGTGTATGAGTATTGCCAATTTAAGTTTCCTTGAACAGTTTCCGAATTTGATCCATCTGGATATAAGGGGCTGTGTGTGGATGAATGAAATTAGGGTACCTAACAATTATTCGGACTTGATGTATCTGGATGTGAATGTTGACTACGATCAGTTCTATGAAACAGAACCACAATATGTGAAATGCCGTGTAAGGAACGGTCATTATGTGGGGATGAGAATTCAATAACATTGGCTAATAAGCTCTCATAAAGCTGTTCGCGAACTCAAATCCATCGATTACAGTTCGTGGGCGGTCTGTCTCTAAGGAGGGCGTTCTTTACGAGGGCTTGATCAGGGCTTGGACTAGGGATGCCCTCATTATATTCTTGCAGCCACGGCTTTTCGATGGTCCGCAAAAGCCGCGAGTGTGTTTTCAAAGCTATAAAAGCAAATCTCTCCTTGCAGCAGTTCTCTATCACAAGTCATCTCATCGCGTGGGATCGCGCAGGTAACTGCCGAATAGTCTGGTTTTTAATGAATTGACACTCTTTCCCAAGTCTTAATTGTCCTTGTCAATACAGCGCGCGATTACATCTTCAATAATGTGGGCGCTGTTTATTTAATGAGGATGAACAGGTGGAAACAAGAGAATAGATTTATTTAGTAAAGCCGGAGGTGAATTTTTTATTAGGTAAGTTTTTTTGATTGTTTTTAATTTGTTATGTTTAATAATATTGAATACTAAAATTATAAATGGAATTTTTATGCAATTCAATCTGATATCCCCGATTTATCAGGGGGAGACAAAGCACCCTTACGAGAAAGTTGGATTTTTAAGAGGGGCCACTCATTTTTTTAATTTTGGCCAAGATGCTTATCAGATTGAATATCTTAACGGTATGTCAAACTTGGTGCCTGAAAGTTTGGCAGATCATGGAACCTCCTGGACTGGGAGTGCTTTAAAGGCAGCGGCTCTTTCCGCTGTAGCAATTTCTTTGTTTAAGGTAGCAAAAGCTCTGAGCAATCGCTATTTTGAATCTAAAGGATCTATGAGCCCCGAATTGCCTCGGGATATTCACGTACTGACTGCAAAATATTTGAGCACAAAAGACTTGCTTGCGATGCGCTTAGTCTCACGAGAGTTAAAAGCAGTCGCGGAGCTGGAGTTAATTGACCGATTGAATAGAGGGACCTTATCTCCTGGTGATTTACAACTCAACTCTTTGCCTTCCCTTATCGATTACTTTGGCGAGCGGGCAACATTGATCACCAGACTTCGGTATGAGGAATTTAGGGAAGAATTTGATGTAACTTTGCTAAGTCAATTTTCAAGGCTGAGAGAGCTGGGTTTGAAAGGCTATCAAGGTAATAACTTAGGTTTCCTAGCGAGTTGCCCGCATTTGACTC
This genomic window from Estrella lausannensis contains:
- a CDS encoding leucine-rich repeat domain-containing protein, with translation MQFNLISPIYQGETKHPYEKVGFLRGATHFFNFGQDAYQIEYLDGKSALALKSSIDHKPSWIGIALRVAALCTVIIPLFALAATLIYRALNHFEPVGSLSPGLPLIPEPPLSPELPLIPQLPLLPELPPIPDLPTDIHVVTAQFMNTKDLLAMRLVSIELRAIAEMELIERLNRGTTALSDLQLYSLPSLIDFFGDRAKQITRIRYWDVKHQFDGSLLSQFPMLKELDLTGYRANNNLSFLAGCAHLTQLNLTGCSHITDLSFLEHCPYLTHLNLNECSQLTDLSFLEHCPHLTHLDLRWCTQITDLSSLEHCPHLTHLSLNDCGQITDFSFLEHCPHLTDLNLGGCTQITDFSFFEHCPHMTHLDLRACTQIIDFSFLQHCPHLTYLGLLACTQITDFSFLEHCPHLTHLDLRWCEQITDFNFLQHCPHLTHLDLSGCKNMNGSRFPLNTPKLTHLDLKGCRGLVDLSFLQDCPQLTYLDLSNCREINNSNFHVCCLNLSHMKLIRCMSIANLSFLEQFPNLIHLDIRGCVWMNEIRVPNNYSDLMYLDVNVDYDQFYETEPQYVKCRVRNGHYVGMRIQ
- a CDS encoding F-box protein, with protein sequence MQFNLISPIYQGETKHPYEKVGFLRGATHFFNFGQDAYQIEYLNGMSNLVPESLADHGTSWTGSALKAAALSAVAISLFKVAKALSNRYFESKGSMSPELPRDIHVLTAKYLSTKDLLAMRLVSRELKAVAELELIDRLNRGTLSPGDLQLNSLPSLIDYFGERATLITRLRYEEFREEFDVTLLSQFSRLRELGLKGYQGNNLGFLASCPHLT